A single genomic interval of Vogesella indigofera harbors:
- a CDS encoding NADH-quinone oxidoreductase subunit C, translating to MASRMEVLKSAVERVLGDKVVSAKIALGELTIVCKSVNVTEAMTTLRDHPELAFEQCIDVCGMDYSTYQDQPQDGLRFAVVYHLLSLTHNTRLRVRVFAEDDDFPVVPSVVEIWNTANWFEREAFDLFGIIFEGHPDLRRILTDYGFVGHPFRKDFPLSGHVEMRYDAAQQRVIYQPVTIEPREITPRIIREENYGG from the coding sequence ATGGCATCCAGAATGGAAGTGCTCAAGTCGGCGGTAGAGCGTGTGCTTGGCGACAAGGTTGTATCGGCCAAGATTGCGCTCGGTGAGCTGACTATCGTCTGTAAATCCGTGAACGTGACCGAAGCAATGACCACATTGCGCGATCACCCAGAGCTGGCGTTCGAGCAGTGTATCGACGTCTGTGGCATGGACTACAGCACCTACCAAGACCAACCACAAGACGGCCTGCGTTTTGCGGTGGTTTATCATTTGCTGTCCCTGACGCACAACACCCGCCTGCGTGTGCGCGTGTTTGCCGAGGATGACGATTTCCCGGTCGTGCCAAGCGTGGTGGAAATCTGGAACACCGCTAACTGGTTCGAGCGCGAGGCGTTCGACCTGTTCGGCATCATCTTCGAAGGTCATCCGGACCTTCGTCGCATCCTTACCGACTACGGTTTTGTCGGTCATCCGTTCCGCAAGGACTTCCCGCTGTCCGGTCATGTCGAAATGCGCTACGACGCAGCTCAGCAGCGCGTGATCTACCAGCCGGTCACCATCGAACCGCGTGAGATTACGCCACGCATCATTCGCGAGGAGAACTACGGTGGCTGA
- the secG gene encoding preprotein translocase subunit SecG — MELLNTLALVAMLVSALAIIVLVLMQHGKGADMGAAFGSGASGSLFGATGSANFLSRATAIAAVVFFSSLMVIGFFHSSAKTELGVMGGVSSQSASPLPSDADKSKASGSVIPE; from the coding sequence ATGGAACTTCTGAATACATTAGCACTCGTCGCCATGTTGGTTTCTGCGCTGGCGATCATCGTCCTTGTCCTGATGCAGCATGGCAAGGGTGCGGACATGGGTGCTGCTTTCGGTAGTGGTGCATCGGGTAGTCTGTTTGGTGCCACCGGTTCCGCGAATTTTTTGAGTAGGGCTACTGCGATTGCGGCAGTCGTATTCTTCTCGTCCTTGATGGTTATTGGTTTCTTTCACTCCTCGGCCAAGACGGAATTGGGCGTGATGGGTGGGGTGTCCAGCCAGTCCGCATCGCCACTCCCGAGCGACGCTGATAAGAGCAAGGCCTCTGGTTCTGTGATTCCAGAGTAA
- a CDS encoding NADH-quinone oxidoreductase subunit D, which produces MADIRNYTLNFGPQHPAAHGVLRLVLELDGEVVQRADPHIGLLHRGTEKLAESKTFIQSLPYMDRLDYVSMMCNEHAYCLAIEKLAGIDVPERAQYIRVMFAEITRILNHLLWIGAHSIDIGAMTMFLYAFREREDLMDCYEAVSGARLHAAYFRPGGVYRDLPDSMPQYKASKIRNAKEIARLNETRKGSMLDFIEDFTNRFPACVDDYETLLTDNRIWKQRTVGIGVVNPERAKNLGMTGPMLRGSGIAWDLRKMQPYDVYDRMEFDIPVGVTGDCYDRYLVRVEEMRQSNRIIQQCVKWLKANPGPVITDNHKFAPPSREDMKSNMEELIHHFKLFTEGMHVPEGEAYAAVEHPKGEFGIYLVSDGANKPYRLKIRAPGYAHLASLDEMSRGHMIADVVAIIGTQDVVFGEIDR; this is translated from the coding sequence GTGGCTGACATCCGTAACTACACTCTGAACTTCGGTCCGCAGCACCCGGCCGCGCACGGCGTGTTGCGCCTGGTGCTGGAGCTGGATGGTGAAGTGGTACAGCGTGCCGACCCGCATATCGGCCTGCTGCACCGCGGCACCGAGAAGCTGGCCGAAAGCAAGACCTTCATCCAGTCGCTGCCGTACATGGACCGTCTCGACTACGTGTCGATGATGTGCAACGAGCATGCCTACTGTTTGGCGATCGAAAAGCTGGCCGGTATCGACGTGCCGGAGCGTGCCCAGTACATCCGCGTGATGTTTGCCGAGATCACCCGTATCCTCAACCACCTGTTGTGGATCGGCGCGCACTCCATCGACATCGGCGCGATGACCATGTTCCTGTACGCGTTCCGCGAGCGCGAGGACCTGATGGACTGCTACGAGGCGGTCTCCGGTGCCCGTCTGCACGCGGCCTACTTCCGTCCGGGTGGTGTCTATCGCGACTTGCCGGACAGCATGCCGCAGTACAAGGCATCCAAGATCCGCAACGCCAAGGAAATCGCGCGCCTGAACGAAACCCGCAAGGGCTCGATGCTCGATTTCATCGAAGACTTCACCAACCGTTTCCCGGCCTGTGTCGACGACTACGAGACCCTGCTGACGGATAACCGTATCTGGAAGCAGCGTACCGTCGGTATCGGCGTGGTGAACCCGGAGCGTGCCAAGAACTTGGGCATGACCGGTCCGATGCTGCGTGGTTCCGGCATCGCCTGGGACCTGCGCAAGATGCAGCCGTACGACGTGTACGACCGCATGGAGTTCGACATTCCGGTCGGCGTCACCGGCGACTGCTACGACCGCTATCTGGTGCGTGTCGAGGAAATGCGTCAGTCCAACCGCATCATCCAGCAGTGCGTGAAGTGGCTGAAAGCCAACCCTGGCCCTGTCATCACCGACAACCACAAGTTTGCTCCGCCTAGCCGCGAAGACATGAAGAGCAATATGGAGGAGCTGATCCACCATTTCAAACTCTTCACCGAAGGCATGCATGTGCCTGAAGGCGAAGCTTACGCCGCTGTAGAGCATCCAAAAGGCGAGTTCGGTATCTATCTGGTATCCGATGGCGCCAACAAACCTTATCGTCTGAAAATCCGTGCGCCGGGCTATGCCCATCTGGCCAGTCTGGATGAAATGTCTCGTGGCCACATGATCGCCGACGTTGTCGCGATCATTGGTACTCAGGACGTGGTATTTGGGGAGATCGACCGCTGA
- a CDS encoding NADH-quinone oxidoreductase subunit A produces MLQNYFPILMFVVVGLLVGVGPLLLGWLLAPNRPDPEKLSPYECGFEAFEDARMKFDVRYYLVAILFILFDLEIAFLFPWAVVLKELGMYGFGVMIEFITVLTIGFVYMWKKGALEWE; encoded by the coding sequence ATGCTGCAAAATTACTTTCCCATTCTGATGTTCGTTGTCGTCGGCCTGCTGGTTGGCGTCGGTCCATTGCTTCTGGGGTGGCTGTTGGCCCCGAATCGTCCTGATCCTGAAAAGCTTTCTCCATACGAATGCGGCTTCGAAGCATTTGAAGATGCGCGTATGAAGTTTGACGTCCGGTACTACCTGGTCGCCATTCTTTTCATTCTCTTCGATCTGGAAATTGCCTTTCTCTTTCCGTGGGCGGTTGTGCTCAAAGAACTGGGCATGTATGGCTTCGGCGTCATGATTGAGTTCATCACGGTGCTGACCATCGGTTTCGTCTACATGTGGAAAAAGGGAGCTCTGGAATGGGAGTAG
- the nuoF gene encoding NADH-quinone oxidoreductase subunit NuoF, producing the protein MAVFVNGVIFEGVDTAAPDCWRLESYMARGGYQALKKILDNKIPQEDVIAEVKNSGLRGRGGAGFPTGLKWSFMPRSFPGDKYVVCNTDEGEPGTFKDRDIIVYNPHALIEGMIIAGYAMGCKAGYNYIHGEIFEAYELFEEALDEARKAGLLGQNILGTDFSFDLFAHHGYGAYICGEETALLESLEGKKGQPRFKPPFPASFGLYGKPTTINNTESFASVPFIIRDGGQKFLEAGKPNNGGTKLFSISGHVNRPGNYEIPLGTPFATLLEMAGGMKDGKKLKAVIPGGSSAPVLPGEVMMELTMDYDSISKAGSMLGSGAVIVMNEDVCMVKALERLAYFYHEESCGQCTPCREGTGWLYKVIHRIANGEGRDGDLELLESVGNNMAGRTICALADAAVFPVRSFTKHFRNEFEHLIKHKKALVDHKWC; encoded by the coding sequence ATGGCAGTTTTCGTCAATGGCGTGATTTTCGAGGGCGTGGACACCGCCGCTCCGGACTGCTGGCGCCTCGAGTCCTACATGGCTCGCGGTGGCTATCAGGCCCTCAAGAAAATTCTGGATAACAAGATCCCTCAGGAAGACGTGATCGCCGAAGTGAAAAACTCCGGCTTGCGTGGTCGTGGTGGTGCAGGTTTCCCGACCGGCCTGAAGTGGAGCTTCATGCCGCGTTCCTTCCCGGGTGACAAGTACGTGGTCTGTAACACCGACGAAGGCGAACCGGGCACGTTCAAGGATCGCGACATCATCGTCTACAACCCGCACGCACTGATCGAAGGCATGATCATTGCCGGCTACGCGATGGGTTGCAAGGCGGGTTACAACTACATCCACGGTGAAATCTTCGAGGCCTACGAGCTGTTCGAAGAGGCGCTGGACGAGGCCCGCAAGGCCGGTCTGCTGGGACAGAACATCCTCGGCACCGACTTCAGCTTCGACCTGTTCGCGCACCACGGTTACGGCGCCTACATCTGCGGCGAAGAAACCGCGCTGCTGGAATCGCTGGAAGGCAAGAAAGGCCAGCCGCGCTTCAAGCCGCCGTTCCCGGCCAGCTTCGGCCTGTACGGCAAGCCGACCACTATCAATAACACCGAGTCGTTCGCCTCCGTGCCGTTCATCATCCGTGACGGCGGCCAGAAGTTCCTGGAAGCGGGCAAGCCGAACAACGGCGGCACCAAGCTGTTCTCCATCTCCGGTCACGTCAACCGTCCGGGCAACTACGAGATCCCGCTGGGCACCCCGTTCGCCACGCTGCTGGAAATGGCCGGCGGCATGAAGGACGGCAAGAAGCTGAAGGCGGTGATTCCGGGTGGTTCGTCCGCGCCGGTGCTGCCGGGCGAGGTGATGATGGAACTGACCATGGATTACGACAGTATTTCCAAGGCCGGTTCGATGCTGGGTTCCGGCGCGGTCATCGTGATGAACGAGGACGTGTGCATGGTCAAGGCGCTGGAGCGTCTGGCCTACTTCTATCACGAAGAGTCCTGCGGTCAGTGCACGCCATGCCGTGAAGGCACCGGCTGGCTGTACAAGGTAATCCATCGCATCGCCAATGGCGAAGGCCGTGACGGCGATCTGGAGTTGCTGGAATCTGTCGGGAACAATATGGCGGGCCGCACGATTTGCGCCCTGGCTGACGCAGCCGTGTTCCCTGTTCGTAGTTTCACCAAGCACTTCCGCAATGAGTTTGAACATCTCATTAAGCACAAGAAGGCCTTGGTGGATCACAAATGGTGTTGA
- the pstS gene encoding phosphate ABC transporter substrate-binding protein PstS: MKHSIRWATTLVVSGFVASNVFAADITGAGATFPYPLYAKWAEAYKAQTNNNMNYQSIGSGGGIKQIQSKTVDFGASDMPLKPEELSKHGLTQFPTVIGGVVPVVNVPGIGAGQLKLTGPLLADIYLGKVANWNDAAIGKLNPGVKLPDQKITVVRRSDGSGTTFIFTNYLSKVSPEWKSAIGENTAVNWKTGVGGKGNEGVANYVTRIKGSIGYVEYAYAKQNKIAHAQVQNAAGTFVNPDDSTFKAAAANADWAKAPGFYLILTNQPGKDSWPISGATFILMHKKQDKPEQAQEALKFFDWAYKGGDSIASQLDYVPMPANVKTVIRSSWKQIAATSGAPVWK, translated from the coding sequence ATGAAACATTCTATTCGTTGGGCTACCACGCTGGTGGTTTCCGGTTTTGTTGCAAGCAATGTGTTTGCGGCCGACATCACCGGTGCTGGCGCCACCTTCCCGTACCCGCTGTACGCCAAATGGGCGGAAGCGTACAAGGCGCAGACCAACAACAACATGAACTACCAGTCGATCGGTTCGGGTGGTGGTATCAAGCAGATCCAGTCGAAGACCGTTGATTTCGGCGCCTCCGACATGCCTCTGAAGCCGGAAGAATTGAGCAAGCACGGCCTGACCCAGTTCCCGACCGTGATTGGCGGCGTGGTACCCGTCGTCAACGTTCCAGGCATCGGCGCCGGCCAGCTGAAACTGACCGGCCCGCTCTTGGCCGACATCTACCTCGGCAAGGTGGCCAACTGGAACGATGCCGCCATCGGCAAGCTGAACCCAGGCGTGAAACTGCCGGACCAGAAAATTACCGTGGTACGCCGCTCCGACGGTTCCGGCACCACCTTCATCTTCACCAACTACCTGTCCAAGGTATCGCCGGAATGGAAGTCCGCCATCGGTGAAAACACCGCGGTGAACTGGAAGACCGGTGTCGGCGGCAAGGGCAATGAAGGCGTGGCCAACTACGTGACCCGCATCAAGGGCTCCATCGGCTATGTAGAATATGCCTACGCCAAGCAGAACAAGATTGCGCACGCCCAGGTACAGAACGCCGCCGGCACTTTCGTGAATCCGGACGACAGCACCTTCAAGGCCGCGGCAGCCAACGCCGACTGGGCCAAGGCACCAGGCTTCTACCTGATCCTGACCAACCAGCCGGGCAAGGACAGCTGGCCGATCTCCGGCGCCACCTTCATCCTGATGCACAAGAAACAGGACAAGCCGGAACAGGCACAGGAAGCGCTGAAGTTCTTCGACTGGGCGTACAAGGGCGGCGACAGCATCGCCAGTCAGCTTGACTATGTGCCGATGCCTGCCAATGTGAAGACGGTAATCCGCAGCAGCTGGAAACAGATCGCCGCCACCTCCGGCGCCCCGGTCTGGAAGTAA
- a CDS encoding NuoB/complex I 20 kDa subunit family protein codes for MGVEGVLEKGFVTTTADKLINWTRTGSLWPMTFGLACCAVEMMHAGAARYDLDRFGIVFRPSPRQSDLMIVAGTLCNKMAPALRKVYDQMAEPRWVISMGSCANGGGYYHYSYSVVRGCDRIVPVDVYVPGCPPTAEALLYGIIQLQNKIKRTNTIAR; via the coding sequence ATGGGAGTAGAAGGCGTTCTTGAAAAGGGCTTTGTCACCACCACGGCTGACAAGCTCATTAACTGGACCCGTACTGGTTCCCTGTGGCCGATGACCTTTGGTCTGGCCTGCTGTGCGGTGGAGATGATGCATGCGGGTGCTGCCCGTTATGACCTCGACCGCTTCGGCATCGTGTTCCGTCCCAGTCCACGCCAGTCCGACCTGATGATCGTCGCCGGTACCCTGTGCAACAAGATGGCTCCGGCCCTGCGCAAGGTGTACGACCAGATGGCCGAGCCACGCTGGGTGATCTCCATGGGCTCCTGTGCCAATGGCGGCGGCTACTATCACTACTCTTATTCTGTCGTTCGCGGCTGTGATCGTATTGTTCCGGTTGACGTCTATGTACCGGGCTGTCCGCCGACTGCAGAGGCGTTGCTTTACGGCATCATCCAGCTGCAGAACAAGATCAAGCGTACCAATACTATCGCCCGCTGA
- the pstA gene encoding phosphate ABC transporter permease PstA, whose amino-acid sequence MSAQPSKNSRNNAIYARRRFVNGFNMTASLLAMGFGLFWLAWILYTLLVNGLAGMSLDVFTKITPPPGSEGGLINAIAGSLKMTFFGTLLGTPIGILAGVYLAEFGERGWLAPATRFINDILLSAPSIVIGLFIYEMYVVTMGHFSGWAGALALSLLVIPVVVRTTENMLRLVPNSLREAAIALGAPQWKVTMYVTLRSAKAGVITGILLAVARISGETAPLLFTALNNQFWSGMNQPMANLPIVIFQFAMSPYEDWHALAWAGALLITLSVLTLNIVARWLGSQKTQSH is encoded by the coding sequence ATGTCGGCACAACCAAGCAAAAACTCACGCAACAACGCCATCTACGCCCGGCGCCGTTTCGTCAACGGCTTCAACATGACCGCCTCGCTGCTGGCGATGGGGTTCGGCCTGTTCTGGCTGGCGTGGATCCTTTACACCCTGCTCGTCAACGGCCTCGCCGGCATGAGTCTGGACGTGTTCACCAAGATTACGCCGCCGCCCGGCTCCGAAGGCGGCCTGATCAACGCCATCGCCGGCTCGCTGAAGATGACCTTCTTCGGCACCCTGCTCGGCACCCCGATCGGCATCCTCGCCGGCGTATACCTGGCGGAATTCGGCGAACGCGGCTGGCTGGCACCGGCCACCCGCTTCATCAACGACATCCTGCTGTCCGCGCCATCCATCGTCATCGGCCTGTTCATCTACGAGATGTACGTGGTGACCATGGGCCACTTCTCCGGCTGGGCCGGCGCGCTGGCGCTGTCGCTGCTGGTGATTCCGGTGGTGGTGCGCACCACCGAGAACATGCTGCGCCTGGTGCCGAACAGCCTGCGCGAAGCGGCGATCGCCCTCGGTGCACCGCAGTGGAAGGTAACTATGTACGTGACGCTGCGCTCGGCCAAGGCCGGCGTGATTACCGGCATCCTGCTGGCGGTGGCGCGCATTTCCGGCGAGACCGCGCCGCTGCTGTTCACCGCGCTGAACAACCAGTTCTGGAGCGGCATGAACCAGCCGATGGCCAACCTGCCGATCGTGATCTTCCAGTTCGCGATGAGCCCGTACGAAGACTGGCACGCACTGGCTTGGGCCGGCGCCCTGCTGATCACGCTCAGCGTACTGACCCTGAACATCGTTGCCCGCTGGCTGGGCAGTCAGAAAACCCAATCTCATTAA
- the pstB gene encoding phosphate ABC transporter ATP-binding protein PstB has protein sequence MTEQAIKLKVKDLNFYYGNFLALKKVNLDIPAGKVTAFIGPSGCGKSTLLRTFNRMFELYPGMRAEGEILLDNQNILAKSVDVNMLRASVGMVFQKPTPFPMSIYDNITFGVKLYENLSRSEMDDRVEWALRKAALWNEVKDKLKQSGNSLSGGQQQRLCIARGVATRPEVLLLDEPTSALDPISTAHIEELIHELKQDYTIAIVTHNMQQAARVSDYTAYMYLGELMEFGATDDIFTAPKRKETEDYITGKFG, from the coding sequence ATGACTGAACAAGCAATCAAGCTCAAGGTAAAAGACCTGAACTTTTACTACGGCAACTTCCTCGCGCTGAAGAAGGTCAACCTCGACATCCCTGCAGGCAAGGTCACCGCCTTCATCGGCCCGTCCGGCTGCGGCAAATCGACGCTGCTGCGCACCTTCAACCGCATGTTCGAGCTGTACCCCGGCATGCGCGCCGAAGGCGAGATCCTGCTCGACAACCAGAACATCCTCGCCAAGTCGGTCGACGTGAACATGCTGCGTGCCAGCGTCGGCATGGTGTTCCAGAAGCCGACACCGTTCCCGATGTCGATCTACGACAACATCACCTTCGGCGTGAAGCTGTACGAGAACCTGTCGCGCAGCGAGATGGACGATCGCGTGGAATGGGCGCTGCGCAAAGCGGCGCTGTGGAATGAAGTGAAGGACAAGCTGAAACAGTCCGGCAACTCGCTGTCCGGCGGCCAGCAACAGCGGCTGTGCATCGCGCGCGGTGTTGCCACCCGCCCGGAAGTGCTGCTGCTGGACGAGCCGACCTCGGCGCTGGACCCGATCTCCACCGCGCACATCGAAGAACTGATACACGAGCTGAAACAGGACTACACCATCGCCATCGTTACCCACAACATGCAGCAGGCGGCACGGGTCTCCGACTACACCGCCTACATGTACCTGGGTGAACTGATGGAGTTCGGTGCCACCGACGATATCTTCACCGCGCCGAAGCGCAAGGAAACCGAAGACTACATCACCGGCAAATTCGGCTGA
- the nuoE gene encoding NADH-quinone oxidoreductase subunit NuoE, whose protein sequence is MLSAQSLAKIDYELAKYPADQFRSAIMGALRIALVERRETGNTPEERCLNADVIEFVANYVGIPPVAAYEVATFYNMYDMKPVGKYKLTVCTNLPCALQGGVNAAHYIGEKLGIGIGETTADGKFTLLEGECMGACGDAPVLLVNNHKMCSFMTREAIDKKLAELE, encoded by the coding sequence ATGCTATCCGCACAATCGCTTGCAAAAATTGACTACGAACTGGCCAAGTATCCTGCCGACCAGTTCCGGTCTGCCATCATGGGTGCGTTGCGCATTGCACTGGTCGAGCGTCGTGAAACCGGCAACACGCCGGAAGAGCGCTGCCTCAATGCCGACGTGATCGAGTTCGTGGCCAACTACGTGGGTATTCCGCCGGTTGCCGCCTACGAAGTCGCCACCTTCTACAACATGTACGACATGAAGCCGGTCGGCAAATACAAGCTGACCGTCTGCACCAACCTGCCTTGCGCGCTGCAAGGCGGCGTCAATGCCGCGCACTACATCGGTGAAAAGCTGGGTATCGGTATCGGTGAAACCACCGCCGACGGCAAGTTCACCCTGCTGGAAGGGGAGTGCATGGGCGCCTGTGGTGATGCACCGGTACTGCTGGTGAACAACCACAAAATGTGCAGCTTCATGACGCGCGAAGCTATCGATAAGAAACTGGCGGAGTTGGAATAA
- the tpiA gene encoding triose-phosphate isomerase has translation MTDKLVIGNWKMNGRLAANLALIDALQADAAVQAAQVAVTPPFAYLGQAAALLAGSNIALAAQDVSAFDKDGAYTGEVSAAMLADVGCRYVLIGHSERRQYFAEDNALLARKLQAAVAAGLIPVYCVGETLAEREADAYKAVIAEQLTVLGALAGHDYVVAYEPVWAIGTGKVASVEQIDDVHQYIRATLLQCHGASDSIRVLYGGSVKADNADAIFSLQSVGGALVGGASLDVESFGRICQAAKKTV, from the coding sequence ATGACGGACAAACTGGTAATCGGCAACTGGAAGATGAACGGGCGGCTTGCGGCCAACCTTGCACTGATCGACGCACTGCAGGCCGATGCGGCGGTGCAGGCGGCTCAAGTGGCGGTGACGCCACCGTTTGCCTATCTTGGCCAGGCCGCCGCGTTGCTGGCTGGCAGCAATATCGCGCTGGCGGCGCAGGATGTCAGCGCCTTTGACAAGGATGGCGCCTACACCGGTGAAGTCAGCGCCGCGATGCTGGCGGATGTTGGCTGCCGCTATGTGCTGATCGGCCACTCCGAACGCCGCCAGTACTTTGCCGAAGACAATGCCTTGCTGGCGCGCAAGCTGCAGGCGGCCGTTGCCGCCGGCCTGATCCCGGTTTATTGCGTGGGCGAGACGCTGGCCGAGCGCGAAGCCGATGCCTACAAGGCGGTAATCGCCGAGCAGCTGACGGTGCTGGGCGCGCTGGCCGGCCACGACTATGTGGTAGCGTACGAGCCGGTCTGGGCGATCGGTACCGGCAAGGTTGCCAGCGTCGAGCAGATCGACGACGTGCACCAATATATCCGGGCGACTTTGTTGCAATGCCATGGGGCTTCTGATAGTATTCGCGTCCTCTACGGAGGCAGCGTCAAGGCGGACAATGCGGATGCGATTTTTTCGCTGCAAAGTGTCGGTGGCGCCTTGGTTGGCGGGGCATCTTTAGATGTTGAGAGCTTTGGGCGAATTTGCCAGGCTGCTAAAAAAACGGTATAG
- the pstC gene encoding phosphate ABC transporter permease subunit PstC, which produces MEKLSNSANLKRQMMLDSLFRMTTRFFAFLVLALLVGILISLVIGAMPSIRHFGWGFLTSTEWDPVSENFGAVVPIFGTLVTSFIALLIGVPVSFGIAIFLTEICPPLLKRPLGIAVELLAGIPSIIYGMWGLFVFAPLFGDHVQPWIMENLGEWPLIGFLFQGAPMGIGIFTAGLILAIMVIPFIASVMRDVFEVVPPMLKESAYGLGGTTWEVVRNVVLPYTKTGVIGGIMLGLGRALGETMAVTFVIGNSTNLSTSLFDPGNSIASALANEFAEATGEFHMAALIELGLILFFITFVVLSCSKLLLLQLKKQEGRNS; this is translated from the coding sequence ATGGAAAAACTAAGCAACAGCGCCAACCTGAAACGTCAGATGATGCTGGATTCGCTGTTCCGCATGACCACCCGGTTTTTTGCCTTCCTGGTGCTGGCCCTGCTGGTCGGCATCCTGATCTCGCTGGTCATCGGCGCCATGCCCAGCATCCGGCACTTTGGCTGGGGCTTCCTGACCAGCACCGAATGGGATCCGGTGTCGGAAAACTTCGGCGCGGTGGTGCCGATCTTCGGCACGCTGGTGACCTCCTTTATCGCGTTGCTGATCGGGGTTCCGGTCAGCTTCGGCATTGCCATCTTCCTGACCGAAATCTGCCCGCCGCTGCTGAAGCGGCCGCTGGGCATCGCGGTGGAACTGCTGGCCGGCATCCCGTCCATCATTTACGGCATGTGGGGCCTGTTCGTGTTTGCACCGCTGTTCGGCGACCACGTGCAGCCATGGATCATGGAAAACCTCGGTGAATGGCCGCTGATCGGCTTCCTGTTCCAGGGGGCGCCGATGGGCATCGGCATCTTCACCGCCGGCCTGATCCTGGCCATCATGGTGATCCCGTTCATCGCCTCGGTGATGCGCGATGTGTTCGAAGTGGTACCGCCGATGCTGAAGGAATCCGCCTACGGTCTGGGTGGCACCACCTGGGAAGTGGTGCGCAACGTGGTCCTGCCGTACACCAAGACCGGCGTCATCGGCGGCATCATGCTGGGACTGGGGCGCGCGCTGGGCGAGACCATGGCGGTCACCTTCGTGATCGGCAACTCCACCAACCTGTCCACCAGCCTGTTCGACCCCGGCAACTCGATTGCCTCGGCACTGGCCAACGAGTTTGCCGAAGCCACCGGCGAGTTCCATATGGCCGCGCTGATCGAACTCGGCCTGATCCTGTTCTTCATCACCTTTGTCGTACTGTCCTGCTCCAAGTTGCTGCTGCTGCAACTGAAGAAGCAGGAAGGCCGTAATTCCTGA